One window from the genome of Breoghania sp. L-A4 encodes:
- a CDS encoding proton-translocating transhydrogenase family protein — translation MATMTSSEALERARAAAEAAREAAETAQSAAQAAQTYADQIASGLDGGAADGLAAAAHAASGGVIDPFVFRLSIFVLAIFVGYFVVWSVTPALHTPLMSVTNAISSVIVVGALLAVGVDAAGGAGAEWARGFGFVALVLAAVNIFGGFMVTSRMLAMYKKKS, via the coding sequence ATGGCGACCATGACGTCCAGCGAGGCCCTGGAACGGGCCCGCGCGGCGGCGGAAGCCGCCAGGGAGGCGGCCGAGACCGCGCAGAGCGCGGCCCAGGCGGCCCAGACCTACGCCGATCAGATTGCCAGCGGACTTGACGGCGGCGCGGCCGACGGCCTGGCGGCCGCTGCGCATGCGGCAAGCGGCGGGGTCATCGACCCCTTCGTGTTCCGCCTGTCGATCTTCGTTCTGGCGATTTTCGTCGGCTATTTCGTGGTGTGGTCGGTAACCCCGGCGCTGCACACCCCGTTGATGTCGGTTACCAATGCGATCTCCTCCGTGATCGTCGTCGGCGCGCTTCTCGCGGTCGGGGTCGACGCTGCGGGAGGCGCGGGCGCCGAATGGGCGCGCGGCTTTGGTTTTGTAGCCCTTGTGCTGGCAGCTGTGAATATCTTCGGTGGCTTTATGGTCACCTCTCGCATGCTTGCCATGTACAAGAAAAAGTCGTGA
- a CDS encoding aa3-type cytochrome c oxidase subunit IV, with protein MRLWIAVTGLFVLKAWQLKLATKGYVMAENSVPSMDYAEHEKTYSGFIAFSKLGVVTVLNFMLCLLVFGFGGAWASVIGTVGVLASLLACAIGLFMGQNGWRPAAIVLVVFGLLTVLSVS; from the coding sequence ATGCGACTTTGGATTGCCGTTACAGGGCTTTTTGTTCTAAAAGCGTGGCAACTGAAACTTGCGACCAAAGGGTACGTCATGGCTGAAAATTCCGTTCCGAGCATGGACTACGCGGAGCATGAAAAGACCTATTCTGGCTTTATCGCCTTTTCCAAGCTGGGCGTGGTGACCGTCTTGAACTTCATGCTCTGCCTGCTGGTTTTCGGCTTCGGCGGTGCATGGGCAAGCGTGATCGGCACGGTCGGTGTTCTGGCCTCGCTGTTGGCCTGCGCGATCGGCCTGTTCATGGGCCAGAACGGCTGGCGGCCGGCGGCGATCGTCCTCGTCGTGTTTGGTCTGCTGACGGTCCTGTCTGTTTCCTGA
- a CDS encoding Re/Si-specific NAD(P)(+) transhydrogenase subunit alpha: MKIGVPLERDAVETRVAATAETVKKFIGLGFDVVVEKGAGKASRILDADYKDAGAKIAADASATLGDADVVLKVGRPGADELKLMKKGALVFAIMDPFGHEKDVKAMATAGVSGFAMEFMPRITRAQVMDVLSSQANLAGYQAVIDAAEEYDRALPMMMTAAGTVPAARVFVMGAGVAGLQAIATARRLGASVSATDVRPAAKEQVESLAAKFVAVEDDEFKQAETAGGYAKQMSPEYQKKQAELVASHIAKQDIVITTALIPGRPAPRLITKEMVQSMRPGSVLVDLAVERGGNVEGAKPGKVIKVGEVKIVGHLNVPGRIAATASALYAKNLYAFVETMVDKEAKSLNVDWDDELVTATVLTRDGAVVHSAFTGSKPAPAVPAAAKKEGGE; the protein is encoded by the coding sequence ATGAAAATCGGGGTGCCGCTCGAGCGCGACGCCGTCGAAACGAGGGTGGCTGCCACCGCTGAGACGGTGAAGAAGTTCATCGGTCTCGGTTTCGATGTGGTGGTGGAAAAGGGAGCCGGTAAGGCGTCCCGTATCCTGGATGCCGACTACAAGGACGCCGGTGCGAAGATCGCAGCGGACGCGAGCGCCACGCTTGGCGATGCGGATGTTGTCCTGAAGGTTGGCCGTCCGGGCGCCGATGAGCTGAAGCTCATGAAAAAGGGCGCCCTCGTTTTCGCCATCATGGACCCCTTCGGCCATGAAAAGGATGTCAAGGCCATGGCGACGGCCGGCGTTTCCGGCTTTGCCATGGAGTTCATGCCGCGCATTACGCGCGCGCAGGTCATGGACGTGCTGTCCAGCCAGGCGAACCTGGCCGGCTATCAGGCGGTGATCGACGCCGCCGAGGAATATGACCGGGCGCTGCCGATGATGATGACCGCGGCGGGCACGGTGCCTGCGGCGCGGGTCTTTGTCATGGGCGCGGGTGTCGCGGGTCTTCAGGCGATCGCCACAGCCCGCCGGCTGGGCGCCTCCGTCTCGGCCACCGACGTGCGGCCCGCGGCCAAGGAACAGGTCGAATCGCTTGCGGCGAAATTCGTCGCTGTCGAGGATGACGAGTTCAAGCAGGCCGAGACCGCTGGCGGTTATGCCAAGCAGATGTCTCCCGAATATCAGAAGAAGCAGGCGGAACTGGTGGCGAGCCACATCGCCAAGCAGGACATCGTCATCACCACGGCGTTGATTCCGGGACGGCCCGCGCCGCGCCTGATCACCAAGGAAATGGTGCAGTCCATGCGGCCGGGTTCGGTGCTCGTTGATCTGGCGGTCGAGCGTGGCGGCAACGTCGAAGGCGCCAAGCCGGGCAAGGTCATCAAGGTGGGCGAAGTGAAGATCGTCGGCCATCTCAATGTTCCGGGACGCATCGCGGCCACCGCTTCGGCGCTCTATGCCAAGAACCTCTATGCCTTCGTGGAAACCATGGTCGACAAGGAGGCCAAGAGCCTCAATGTCGATTGGGATGACGAATTGGTGACGGCAACGGTTCTCACGCGTGACGGTGCGGTCGTCCATTCCGCCTTCACCGGGAGCAAGCCCGCACCCGCGGTGCCGGCCGCGGCGAAGAAAGAGGGGGGTGAATAA